In Candidatus Planktophila versatilis, the genomic window ATGGCTTATGACGTGGAGCCTCATGCAGGTGCGCTATATCGATACACGCCTAATAGTTCTTTTCTAGAGCGCATTGTTAGTGATATAACAATCAGCAATGGAATGGATTGGTCATTTAAAAATGACGCATTCTTCTACATCGATACCATGGCGCTGAGTATCGATCGATTTGATGTGGCTGCTGATGGTCGAACAATTTCCAACCGAAGAGCGATGTGGAAAGTCCCCGAAGGAGACCCGGCTCTTCCTGATGGCATGGCGATAGATGAGCAAGACGGCCTTTGGGTTGCATTCTGGGGTGGCTCTGTTGTGCGACGCTTCGATAAAGATTTCAGAATTACCGCTGAAATTAATATTCCTGCTCCTTTTGTCACGAGCTGTGTATTTGCCGGTCCTAATTTAGATACTTTGATAATCACAACCGCACATAATGGCCAAGCAGATGCCGTGCCACAGTCCGGTATGACCTTTATCTGCAAGCCCGGTGTCAAAGGGGTTGCGACCAACCTCTTCCCTATGTAAGTCCAGGGGTGGTTACACTTACGCTTAACTTTTATTCACTGCGGAAATAGATTTTCGCCTCCACAGATTGGGCTACACCTATGGCTAACTGGCCTTCAACTCGAGATCCAAAAGGACCGATGAAGAAGTCAATTTCACTTCTTAAGAACCAAGGTGTGCAGAGCCAAGATGCAGATGCAATTCCCGAATCTGCAAAGCGATTTAAAGATGGCAGTCGTTGGAAAATTGAGATTCCATCTGTCGAAGGTCCAGCAGCCTTCAAGGTTGTTCTTGAAGAAGCAAAGAAACGTAAACTAAAGATTGATCGCATCTCCCAAGGTTCCGGCATCATGATGCAAACTGATGATGAAATCGCAGAGATGGTGGCAATAGGCAAGAAAGAAAAGATTGAGGTCTGTCTCTTTGTTGGCCCGCGCGCTGCATGGGATATCGGAAAGCAACCTGTCTCATCCGCTGGCGGAGTAGCCGCGCCTACTCTTCGTGGTGCTGATCAACTTCGTTATGCAGTTGAAGATGTGCTCCATGGTGCAAGCCTTGGACTTCGCTCCGTTCTTGTCGGAGATCTAGGACTACTTGCCGTTCTGGGTGAAGCGAAGAAGAAGGGCGATTTGCCGAAAGATTTCATTTTGAAAACCTCGGTCGCGCTGCCTTGCACTAATCCAGCTACGGCAAAGATTTTGGAAGAGCTAGGTGCATCAACTCTTAATCTTGCAACAGATCTATCGCTGCAACAGATTGCTGCAATTCGTGCCCAGGTAGATGTTCCACTCGATGTTTACGTTGAGGGTCCCGATGATTTCGGTGGGGCTGTTCGTCACTATGAAGTTCCAGACTTAGTACGAGTTGCCGCCCCTGTTTATCTGAAATTTACGGTGCGCAACTCTCCTGGCCTCTATCCATCCGGCGGCCATATCCAAGGTCTCGTTGAATCAACAGCGCGCGAACGTGTTCGTAGAGCGTCAATTGGTCACTCCATGCTTACGCGCTATGACTACAAGGGTTAATTTGTGGCAACAAATAACGTTCTAATCTTTGGTGCAACGGGTGCCCTAGGTGGCGCTATCCATGCTCGATTTGTGAAAGCCGATTGGAACGTTTACTGCGCGGTGCGTTCACCATCAACACTTGCCCACTCTTTTCTCTTGCCAATAACCAAGGACCATCTTCCGGCTGAGATTGCAGATGTTGAATTCGATGCCGTTATTTTTGCGCAAGGAACGAACACAAATGACAGTGTGATAAGCGGTCAGACTCAAGAGCTGCTACGTGTATTCGAAGGTAACGTGGTCGCAATCACCGAGGCAACAGCTGGGTTGATGCACCACGATAAAATCAAACGAGGTGCGCGAATAGTTATCTTAAGTTCGCTGTGGGAGCTATCTACTCGCCAAGATAAAATGTCTTACACCGTCTCTAAAGCCGCGGTAGGCGGACTAGTAAGATCAATGGCGGTAGATCTTGGTCGTGCAAAAGGAATTCTTGTTAACGGAATTCTCCCCGGGATCGTAAAAACACCAATGGCGGAGAAATTGCTTACAGCTGCACAGATAGCGAATGTGGAAAATGCAACCCCAGGTGGAAGATTGGTTACTCCGGAAGATGTTGGAAATAGCGCTTACTTATTAGCCAGCGAATCAAATACGGCGATTTCAGGACAAAGCATCTTCGTAGATAATGCATTCTCGGTTTCGAGAGTTATTTAAGTAATGAGTGTTGAACTTCTCACTGAAGATACGGTAGTTGCATATCTTCAAGCTAGAGGGGTCATTTCTGACACTGAGAAAGCAACAGTTGAAATCCTGACTGGTGGCGTTTCCAATGTAGTTCTTGCTGTTCAGACTCCATCGAAAGACTTGGTATTAAAGCAGGCACTTGCCGAGTTAAAGGTGGCAACAAAATGGGAGGCAGATCAACGCCGGGCCATTGTTGAGGCCCATGCAATCGAGACTTTTCACGCTCTCTCCCCACAACAAGTGCCAGCGCTTGTTGATTACGATCCTGACTTATTCACCCTCGTACTCGAGCGAGTTCCACATTCTGCAACGGTCTGGAAGTCAGATTTACTTCAAGGGGTTATCTATCCAGAGATAGGGGCAAAACTTGGCCACACGCTAGCTACGTGGCATAACTTTGGGCGTAGCTCCGAAGAATCAAGAAAGAAATTCTCGGAAGATTTACTCTTTGAACAACTTCGCATTACTCCCTTTTATGGCACCGTTGCTGGTAAGAATCCGCCGCTGTCTCCAAGAATTATGAGCTTGGTCAAGGAGTTAAAGAGTGAAAAAACGACGCTAGTTCATGGCGACTTTTCACCGAAGAACATAATGATCAGTGAAGATCAAGATATATACATTCTAGATTTTGAGGTGACGCATACTGGTAATCCAGTATTTGATTTAGCTTTTCTCACTGCCCACTTACTCTGTAAATTTCATCGAGAGCAAGATTCTCATAACCGAGGACTCCTTCGTCAAACAGCGCAGGATTTCCTTAAGGCATACGATGCCGAGAGCGAAATTACACATGCACCCTCTCTTGCTTGGCACACCGCACTCATCGCACTTGCCCGAGTTGAGGGAACTTCACTAGTAAATTACTTAGATGAATCAGCTCAAATCGGGCTGACCAAGCTATGCAAGGGTGCCCTCTCTGAGACAGCTCCCATGAATTTACTAGAACTATTTAACGGGGAATCTCAATGAAGATCACAAGAGTTCAGGCATTCCAAGTCCTTGATTCCCGGGGTCGCCCGACAGTGGCTGCAGCGATCACCCTTGCTGACACATCTGTTCATACCGCTCGAGTTCCATCAGGTGCCTCGACAGGTGCTCATGAAGCTCTTGAATTACGAGATGCCGGCACTGCTCTTGCCGAGAAGTTCTATGGTGGTAAGTCAGTATTTACCGCAGTTGCAAATATAAATACAAAAATTGCACCAGCACTTGTTGGTAAAGAAGTTGCCCTCCACACCATTGACAATCAAATAAGGGAAATTGATCCGAGTACCAGCCGTAAGGGGTTAGGAGCAAACGCCACGCTTGCAGTCTCACTTGCTGGCGCAAAAGCGGAGGCACATAGTAAGAACCAATCACTGGCTCGTTTTTTCACCCCCACCGGCAATCTCCTACTTCCAATGCCGATGGTTAATATTCTCTCGGGTGGTGCTCATGCCAACCGCACATTGGATATTCAAGATGTACTTGTACTTCCACATGGTGCAACATCTTTCTCAGAAGCCCTTTCCTGGATTGTTGCAATACGAGAGCTTGCTGCGGTTCGAGGCAAGGATAAAGGCCTAGTTACTCACCTAGTTGCAGATGAAGGTGGCCTCGGAATTCCATTTGATTCGATAGAGGATGCCTGCTCTTTTGTGGTCTCATGTATTGAGGAGATTGGCCTAAAGCCAGCTGTCGATGTCTCCCTTGCGCTAGATATTGCATCCACACAATTCTTTGAAAATGGTCAGTATCAACTTCATAATGCAAAGCAGAGTTACACATCAGCAGAATTTGTAGATTTCATCACCAATCTTGTGAAGAACCAACCCATCATCTCGATTGAAGATCCTTTCGCTGAAGATGACTGGGATTCATGGAAAAATTTTGCATCAGTTGCACCGCCACATTTGCAATTACTTGGTGATGATTTGTTTACAACGAGCCAGTCGCGACTTGAGCGTGGGATTGCGGAGAAGAGTGCAAACGCAATTCTTATCAAGCCGAATCAGAATGGGCTGGTCTCTGACACTCTTCGCGTCCTCGAAAGCGCCCATGGGGCGGGCTTTAAGACTGTTTTTTCCGCTCGCTCTGGTGAAACTGAAGATAGTTGGCTGGCAGATTTAGCAACAGGTTCGAAGGCGCAGCAAATTAAAGTGGGCTCAACCCATGGCTCAGAACGCACTGCAAAATGGAACCGCTTACTTGAGTTAGAAGCTACGGAAGAGACGAGCTTCGCTCAACCATTCTAAGTAATGCGATTTAGTTAGTGAGAGTGACGCGGAATTCCCGATCCACTTCCACCTACCAGGAAGTCAAAGTCTGCACCTAAATGTGCCTGCTGAACATGTTGCACATAAAGCCGTGACCAACCACGATCGGGAAGCGGATTTGGATTACTCCACTTGGCTCGGCGCTCGGCCAGCACTTCTTCGCTCACATGTAGCGTAAGTGATCGATTCGCAACATCGAGTTCAATCTCATCGCCGTTTTCAACCAGCGCAAGTGGGCCACCTGCGGCACCTTCTGGAGAAACATGAAGTACAACTGTTCCATAGGCAGTTCCGCTCATGCGAGCATCAGAGACGCGCACCATGTCGGTAATACCCATCTCAAGAATCTTCTTAGGTAGGGGCATGTTTCCAACTTCTGGAAAACCTGGATATCCCATTGGTCCAGCGTTGCGAAGAACTAGCACGGTATCTGGAGTGACATCTAAATCTGGATCATCAGCTACTTCTAAATACTCTTCGATGCGATCAAAAACCATTGCCACACCACGATGTTGC contains:
- a CDS encoding U32 family peptidase codes for the protein MANWPSTRDPKGPMKKSISLLKNQGVQSQDADAIPESAKRFKDGSRWKIEIPSVEGPAAFKVVLEEAKKRKLKIDRISQGSGIMMQTDDEIAEMVAIGKKEKIEVCLFVGPRAAWDIGKQPVSSAGGVAAPTLRGADQLRYAVEDVLHGASLGLRSVLVGDLGLLAVLGEAKKKGDLPKDFILKTSVALPCTNPATAKILEELGASTLNLATDLSLQQIAAIRAQVDVPLDVYVEGPDDFGGAVRHYEVPDLVRVAAPVYLKFTVRNSPGLYPSGGHIQGLVESTARERVRRASIGHSMLTRYDYKG
- a CDS encoding SDR family oxidoreductase, translated to MATNNVLIFGATGALGGAIHARFVKADWNVYCAVRSPSTLAHSFLLPITKDHLPAEIADVEFDAVIFAQGTNTNDSVISGQTQELLRVFEGNVVAITEATAGLMHHDKIKRGARIVILSSLWELSTRQDKMSYTVSKAAVGGLVRSMAVDLGRAKGILVNGILPGIVKTPMAEKLLTAAQIANVENATPGGRLVTPEDVGNSAYLLASESNTAISGQSIFVDNAFSVSRVI
- a CDS encoding phosphotransferase → MSVELLTEDTVVAYLQARGVISDTEKATVEILTGGVSNVVLAVQTPSKDLVLKQALAELKVATKWEADQRRAIVEAHAIETFHALSPQQVPALVDYDPDLFTLVLERVPHSATVWKSDLLQGVIYPEIGAKLGHTLATWHNFGRSSEESRKKFSEDLLFEQLRITPFYGTVAGKNPPLSPRIMSLVKELKSEKTTLVHGDFSPKNIMISEDQDIYILDFEVTHTGNPVFDLAFLTAHLLCKFHREQDSHNRGLLRQTAQDFLKAYDAESEITHAPSLAWHTALIALARVEGTSLVNYLDESAQIGLTKLCKGALSETAPMNLLELFNGESQ
- the eno gene encoding phosphopyruvate hydratase, with the translated sequence MKITRVQAFQVLDSRGRPTVAAAITLADTSVHTARVPSGASTGAHEALELRDAGTALAEKFYGGKSVFTAVANINTKIAPALVGKEVALHTIDNQIREIDPSTSRKGLGANATLAVSLAGAKAEAHSKNQSLARFFTPTGNLLLPMPMVNILSGGAHANRTLDIQDVLVLPHGATSFSEALSWIVAIRELAAVRGKDKGLVTHLVADEGGLGIPFDSIEDACSFVVSCIEEIGLKPAVDVSLALDIASTQFFENGQYQLHNAKQSYTSAEFVDFITNLVKNQPIISIEDPFAEDDWDSWKNFASVAPPHLQLLGDDLFTTSQSRLERGIAEKSANAILIKPNQNGLVSDTLRVLESAHGAGFKTVFSARSGETEDSWLADLATGSKAQQIKVGSTHGSERTAKWNRLLELEATEETSFAQPF
- a CDS encoding SMP-30/gluconolactonase/LRE family protein; this translates as MSTKISVEVFDERKCLLGEGPTSSGPGNNHVMWVNILENQVMWRNLETGIAGGYDTSEHVSFAIPRTHGGEVLGTVSGPVLRGPDGKIHQLPTRSTVVGDVDTTPTRWNDAKVSRNGDLWLGTMAYDVEPHAGALYRYTPNSSFLERIVSDITISNGMDWSFKNDAFFYIDTMALSIDRFDVAADGRTISNRRAMWKVPEGDPALPDGMAIDEQDGLWVAFWGGSVVRRFDKDFRITAEINIPAPFVTSCVFAGPNLDTLIITTAHNGQADAVPQSGMTFICKPGVKGVATNLFPM